A window of Daphnia pulicaria isolate SC F1-1A chromosome 4, SC_F0-13Bv2, whole genome shotgun sequence genomic DNA:
CAATAAACTTCCGCTTTGGCTGCGATTTCTCATATAGAATTTTATGAGAAATTTGAACCCCCGCAACTCGATAATAGGAAATTATTGCGGTAATGGAACATGGTAAATTAATGGTATATCTAATCGTTATTATAAACATCACCCGCAAAGCCGTAAAATAATAGACTTCTGGAAGTGGTTCTCGCCGTCGCCAATGTTCTGATTTCCGTCAAAGACAtaatttttgataaattaagaattttttggtttaagtGAATTTTCGCTGGCGATTAAACcgcttttatctttttttgcgATTTGGATTTAAGGGGgatcgatttttaataataatttctaatcgatatcttaagaATTGCTAATTGGACGatcagtgtcgtctgcttcgttCTCGTTTACAACCTTTAAAAGCAAGCATGATCCAAGTTTCAAAAAGgagataaataattaaaaacaaagaaaaagggaacgaTAACTTTTTGGGACGTGGATGCacgaaataaaatcacaaaaatgtgaTCATCGTTAAAATGTGAACGTTGGTGTCGCAGCTTTCCATGCTCTCCACTACTCCACTCGAATAAAAATGGGATGGCTAtgggagcttaaatagaataaaaagatTGTGAATTTTTACTTCCTGCTAGCATTATTTATCCCCttgtcgatgcatggcagtttgcaCTAAATTGTAACCTTTTCCTCTACGTGCAGATTTGAGACCTGCTGAGCCAGCAGCCATCGGAACAGCTAAGTTTTGTCTTGTGCTGGACCTCCAGTCAGTTGATTTGACTGATGACCTCCtgccatcagcaacaatcacaGTGTCATCGCTTAGGTAataattttcgtttcttttatgAAACTGTATGTGACCTGCCAGATTTTTTACGATGCATGACTAGCATAAATGCAATGATGTCTTTCATGGAAACCTTCAATTTTCCTGTTTATCTACAATTAGGGTATACCCCCTGGTTTACAACtgctgttttattttcaacttctcCTTGCCTGTTATTTGtctctgtaaatatttttcgtaaactcattgttgacatttttttaatttagataaacagcatccctttGGATTGGAGAAACTGCCAGTGTCGACCGAGTTAAGGATCTCTTCAAttccccctttctttaaatgtcctcgtgtacgcccatgcgagtgtgggtgtattcacgaggactcccTTTTACCTATCCCTCCTGGTGGATTAAacttttcagcggatggagtacttgtggatggatgcctggctgtatttccttggctcaaaggtaggaaaaacatTCATCTCTATCCTTCCTTTCAGACTATGGAGTGGCGTTTATTATTAATCGTTGCGGAGTACGATTGTTCATCTGCCATGCAGGGCTATTCAGCCAACCGGCTGAAACGCTTTCATcttgctgtttttgtttttctcagtcAGGGTTCTTTCAAAATAGCGTGTAGAACAAAtgcagatcaggcctgtttttgtACCTCGCAACTGTGTCTGGGGGAAACAATCATcaatttcagaaatatttgaatttgaaaaacttgaaGCAAAGTGCCACTTGAGCATTTTTTTGTCACCAACAGGGTCTTACTGCCACACCGGTACTTCTTCCGGTCCTGGTAATTGATTACATCCAAGAACATTTGAAATCGTTGCGATTCTGCGAATTgccaaaaattggaaaaatgtcTTTCTCGGTCTTTCtctgtaattttttaatatttgaattcAGATGATTTTTGTTTGAGTACCGTATGTTTTCTATCAAAGGAGTATAGCCATGTATAGCTTAACATCACGgtccttaatttttttattatttgccgACGAAATGAAACGTTTTTTATGAGAATGTTTCCTTTAATGTAGAGAATAGGAAATTAAAGCTAAATTATTGTGCGATCTGGTCGTCGTCGATGTGATCAAATGTATTTCACATTAACACCCAGTCAATGGTTTCCATGagaactttttatttgttagctCCGAACAGGTTTAATATTGCGTGTTTATCTTGATCCAGGGCAGGAATGACGTCACTCTCATGAAAACGCCTGGGTATCCTTGTCTAGCACATcctgttattttcccaataaattgaaaaaataatcgaaCGAATGAATCACGTCAAATTTGTCTTACCGATTCCCCAGCTGACGATCCCAACTTGTTCATATTTGCATTTCGGTCCAGTCGATTTGACGACAAGCGGACCGCCACTATCGCCCTGTCATAACACCAAATAATCATCTcaattttaaacttttgaaTTTCGTGACTCATTCCGTGCTGAATACTTGACAAGTTCCTTTGCCAGGCTCGTAAGCGCACAGCATGTGGTCTTGGTACTCGTTGAATTTGTAAATTTGCCGGCATTTGGATTGGTTGAGAATTCTTTTAGTGACATGGCGAAGGAAATCCGAGGCTTTTCCGTCTTCTTTCGTGTGTCCCCAGCCCTTGGCGAACGCCAACCTGCCGTCGTACATGTAGGTGGACCCTTGCGCTGGCAAACAAACGAGCGAGATTGACGCGGAGAATTTGACGGGATGCTCCAGCGTTAGGATGGCGATGTCGTTGaactaaattatttaaacaaaatttaattttgtccaTCGATAGGATTGATTTAAGCGCTGCAATTCTCACCCAATGTTTGGGATTGTATTTCTCgtggattttgattttggcgaCATTTCGGGACAGTTGGGCGTCGTTTCGACTTCCGCTCAGTTCGTGCGCACCCAGTAAAACGGTCAATTCCCTCGGATCTAATAGCCTAAAATCCAATGGAAAAGAGATGGGAGATTAGATTTCCCATCTTTAGTATTAATCAGGGTCGGACGCTGTCTTCAAATCTGTACTTGGTGGATTGGCTTTCGGTGACGCAATGAGCCGCTGTCAAAATTTTATTCCAAGTGATAAGTGAGCCGCCGCAAAATTTATAAACGCGGCCATTGCGTTGATACGCCAATGATACCTGTATCCGAATCAATACATTTGAATTAACTGGTTGATGATAAAAGTTGTTATTGCGGAtgtattaaaattgaaatgtgaCTTCACCATGTAGGGGTACTGATTCCGTTGAGCAACGTCACTGCCGACCATTCGCATCTCCTCGTTACTTTCTTCCCCCAATTCTCCAGGTGTCTGCCACTCACTTCCGGTGTCGTTCAGAGTTGACAGAAATTTTGATGTTTTCTGGCCGCCTTCAACTGGGCCGGAGTAAGACAACAGGGCGGCCACCAAAAAGAGGGTGGCTGGCCCTGACTGGAGTAATTGGCACATTTTCTAAATATGTTTCGATGCGCTAAAGATAATCAATTCGAACTGAATATGTGAGAGAAACAACAATTgcctaaatttaaaagaaatgttttccctCGTCAAAGTTGACGCAACTTCTCACATTGACGGCTTTTCAATCACTATACCAAATTTTCGAAAATGTTTGTCTATTAATATGAGAAATTTCCAGGAAAATGTAATCCCGCAACGCGAAAGGCGGCGAAAGGAAATAATTGCGGTACTGCACAGTGCGGTCCAACGATTAGTCCTTTACGGTCTTTTACCTTTAGCAATTAATTATCAGCTCAAAATAATTTCTGGAAGTGGTTATTCGACACCAGCCAACCCGAGATAACAACGACGCGATTTTTCACCGTTTCAGTCTTTTCCCTTGTGCCCCGTGAATTTCATTAACTCACAAAATCGACGTGACTTTGCTTGTTTTATACGACAGATCTCAACGATATAGTTGCTGATACAAGGATTGAGAAAGAATCCAATTAATTATTTCGAATGCGTCCAATCGTATTAATTCTATACTTCAATTTGGATTTCATAGgcatcatttctttcttgatcCAGGGCAAGAACGATGTCACTCTAGCATAAACGCCAGGTATCCCCTTTCTCGCACATCCTGCATGCACAAACCAATTCGATAACAAAGTGActcttgaaaatagaaatgtatAATAATCATCTCAACGCATCGTCTCCCCAGCTGACGATGCCGACCTGAATCCATTGGCAATCCTTTTTGCGATTCCCAACCGGTCTCTGATTACTAACGGTCTTGattactgaaaaaatctctgattACATGTTGTACATTGGACTgatttctcatttttaaaaatcttgcgAGTAATTTGAGCCCCTGCAATTCTGTAGGAAATTATTGCGGTAATGTAACATGGGAAATTAATTGTGCATCTAATCGTTATAAACATCATCCGCAAAATAATATATATCTGGAAGTAGTTTCTCCAGGTTGTCATTGTTCTATTTTCCGAAAGGTACATGCTAATTTTGACATTAAAAACTTGTTACGAATTAATTCAAATCAACAATCAATTCGTATCAATCCTTTTATTTactaattaaaaacaaaatcaaatcacaCGGAGTTATACATTTGATTTAGCTGGCGACAATAcgtgggaaaaacaaaatgaagtcCGAACAATAATTAGCAACTGGTCACATTTGGGTGGGTATTGCAGGCAACTTGACGAACGGTATGACCCACTCTTTTGGTGGGTATCGAACAaattgattgtaaattatgtTTGCGAAATGCTGGCAATTGTTGTTTAGGAAAtggtaattcaaattcatgcaGTCTTGTCGCCACAAATAATCGACCACTTCCATCACGGTGGCGTCGCTGGGtccttttttcaacaaaccgATCCCGGTGGTTATGCCGGTCATGCGGCCGCATCTTCGGCAGTTGTCGCGGACATTGGCGATGTACTTTGATCGTTGAATGGTGATGCCTCCCTCGTCCTTCTCGATGGACCAGAACCAGCTGTCCGTTTCCAGGACGATGAACGCGTGATGGAGAAAGATTTTCGACATTTGCCACACGTTCAGCGGGTGAGTGTAATAGCTGACTGCCTTGATCTTTTCGGATGCGTCGGCCAGGTTGTCCAGTTTCTCTCGCAGTTCCCATTTGGTTGAACAGTAATCGGCTCTTGTGGGCTCGGTGTCCACATTGGGATCGAAGTAAAAATGTTGGCCGTAACTTATTGACGAACTTATTGACGATCCCATTTTCTCTGGCTGTGTACTATTGCGCAGCTAGTCTATTATTCGCTGGTCCAAAACTGCTGTTATCAGTTAACGTAGATAATGATGAATGCTGGCGTGCGTTTTACAGTATACTGTAAGAACCTTACAAAAATGTTAGAACGGGTGAAATAGAAATGCTGTCCAAATTACGGTAAACTCAAATTTCAATTGTCAAGTGTTTCGCTGACTGTTGTTGGATGAACGTGAGCAACCGTCACGTGCAAATGATCACTTATGGTGGACACTGTAAAGGTGTATCAGACGCAGCTTTCTCACATTCACGAACGCCGTACCGATAAAAAATGTGACTCGAGGGAAAATGTTCGTGTATGTCATGGTGTCATTGTGGCCAGAATTTCAGCCAACTGATAACAAGTCTGTCGGTCCATAATGCACAAACATATTTTCTGATTTCCCAACATGGTTGCGTCATTCTTCAATTGAATCACCAGTTTCCAGTTTTCACTAACAAGTTCCTTGTTTCAAATACTTTTGACTAAATGTATTACCACTCCgagctttctttctttttttactctaATATCAATCAAAACTATTTTAGTCAATGGATGGAACTGGTTATGAGTGGGTTCGTTTTCTAGACAGGGAAAAGACGGCCGTCTATAGCTCGGCACTTCATTGACTTATGCAGAATTGCGTCCGATCTAATCGATCTCGTGTATTGAATATTCATATCAATTGTGTACCCCCGCGAGGTTAGACAGGTTAAGTGGGTACAATCTAAATCAATCTGCAATGTTGCTCAAAAGAAGCGGGACAGAAATGACCGCGGCGATTTCACAAGAACTCGTAAATCTTGTCGGCAAATTCCTGGCAGTTTTTTTCTAGGGCGTGATACATTTCATTCACGTAGCCTTTTTCATGTATGTGTTCAATGAGTTGCTTCACCGTCTTGTTCGTGGCCGTTTTGCTTTTCTCGCAGCCGATGCCAGTCGCGCGGTTCTCCTTTCGGCGGACTCTGACGTGCATGTCGCGAACGAATTCAATTTGCTTCGACCGCTGAATGATGATGCCGGCGTCGTTTTTCTCGATGGACCACCACCAGCTCTTGGTTTCGAAAACAATGTACGCGTGATGCACGCTGCCCTTCCAGGAGGCCAGCCAAGAGCACGGTTTGACCGCGCCTTTGTACAGCTGCCACCCGTTTAGCGGATTCGTGTAATAGAGAACCTCTTCAATCTTCTCCTCTTTGTCTACCAATTTCTCAAGTTCTTCAATCAGTTCTTCATTCGTCATCGAACGCTCCTTCCCATTGAGCAAATCCACCTCAGCGTAGAAATACAGTCTGTAACTGTGAGTGGCAGGCGAGCTCGATCTCGATGCTGAGCTTGACCAAGACATTTTCGACGATGACGACAGCCTTGTTTGAATTCAAAGGTTGTTAGCTTCTAAAATTTTGCGCTTACATTATAATACGAATTTAAATTACCGTGTACGATTCACAGTCAAGATGCCGGCAGCCTGCAAACTCGTTACgaaggtccttttttttaaaaccgtTTCCTTATCATCATCCACATAAGATATAACGACTGGGCGATCGATCGGCATTTGATTTTATCATTCCGATGAAATGATTCGTGGGTGTAAtccttcaattgtttttttctttagagtTTCGTCAAGGACTTGGGACGCACGCCTCCTTGGCTTTAATACTGAGATCAAGTATATACAGCTGCAGCCCTTATGGCAGATAACTGAGCAAGTGAGAGGGTGTAAATACTCCGTTTGTTGACATTGCCCAAGCCTAAAGCTGCGAGTTTTATCGGTTTCAGGTATGCTATCTAAGTTGATGTCATTGCTTATAGGCAACGCGTGCATTATACTAGTCGCCGACGCCTGGAGAATCATTTGACCCTTAGACGATTTGAGTTTTGTGGAGTCGCGCTTGTTGATTAAGCAATATCAAACGGTTTGATATTCACAATCACGAATTGAGCAACGCTGCCATATTCTTTCGTTCGAAAGATAATATCGTCTCACCCATAAACTTGTATTTATCTACCATATTGGCTAAGGGACAAGGAAACGGGGCTGAGCACATCGACATTTGCTGGGCTGCAACGACTCCGACTCTATATCTACACAGGTCTGCCGCATTTATATAAATTAAGTTTCTTTCGTTTGATTCATTATCTATTAGACTGTCGAtggatatttattttatgtaatTTACAACAGAGATGATGAATTTCTTTTCGTCGACCTCACCGGGATCGGGTAGTGTCGGTGCCAACTTCACTCGCAAATTGTATTTCTACGCTGAGGTGGATTTGCCCACTGGCAAGGAGCGTTCGATGACGAATGAAGAACTGATTGAAGAACTTGAGAAATTGGTAGAGAAAGAGGAGAAGATTGGAGAGATTTGGTATTACACTCATCCACTCAACGGCGGTTGGCGACTTCTGAACAGCGTGGCGTATCACGCCTACGTTGTTTTCAAAACGGACCAGTGGTGGTGGTCCATCGAGAAAAACAACGAGTCCGTCATACTCCAACGATCGAAGAAAATCGAATTCGTTCGCAATCATTGCATTCGAAACAAGCGTCACGAGAGCATTTTGAACGGAGTGATCGCCTGcacgaagcaaaaaaaagtgaacagCACCGTGCAGGAATTCATTCAACACATCCACACTGAAGGCTTTTTAAATGAAGATTATCATTTACTCAACAAAAACTGCCAGGAATTTGCTGACAAAATTTACGGCTTCTTTTGAAATCAACATTTCTGTCTAGGCTTTTCGAACACGTTCGAACACTGCATTGATTTATTGTATAACCTATATCAGTTTAGCCAGTTCTTCTTCCTCCCGCAGTTGCGTTTATATACCTGTAGAGAAATGATGAATATTGAATACAAGGGATCGATCATAATAGGCCTATCAAATCAAGTGATTCAACAATaaatacaattttgtttttggtttgagTGAATATTGACGTCATCTGTCATTTGAATCGAATTCGGTGTAAAGTGTCGGCTATTGAAAGTTATTAGGTTCCTCCTCCTTTCTCCCCTTGTTACTATCACTAGGAAAGATcctttgattttcaattttaaaaaaagtaaacgagAGAAGGCGGGGGTCGGTGGACAACGCCCATCATTTTTGTCGTATAGGATAAAAAATTGACTCAACTCCTCCTCACATTGACCGCTTTTCAATCACAAGGCCTGCACCAAATTTctgtttgattctttttctatttatatGAGAAATTTCCAGGAAACTGCAATAACAGGAAATATTTGCGGTACTGCACAGTGCGGTCCAACCCACTTTACTCCTTTACCTTAAGCAATTAATTATCAACTCGAAATCATTTCTGGAAGTGGTTCGACACCagcaaaataacaacaacgcgATTTTGATACCGTTCAATCTTTTTCCTTGTGCCCCGGTGAACGTCTTAAACTTCCAACATTTCACAAAATCTCTGCTGATTTTCACTTTGCTTGTTTTATTTGACAGATCTCAACGATAGCTGTGCTAACAACAGATGAGAAAGAATCCAATTCATTATTTCGAATGCGTCCAATCGTAAATAttaattcttcttcaatttggATTTCATAGgcatcatttctttcttgatcCAGGGCAAGAACGATGTCACTCTAGCATAAACGCCAGGTATCCCCTTTCTCGCACATCCTGCATGCACAAACCAATTCGATAACAAAGTGActcttgaaaatagaaatgtatAAAAATCATCTCAACGCACCTTCTCCCCAGCTGACGATGCCGACCTGAATCCATTGGCAATCCTTTTTGCGATTCCCAACCGGTTTATTAGTAGCGTCGATTGTGTTGTTTTCGTCGAGGTCGTTTGTTTCGATGACCATTGGACCTCCGCTATCCCCCTGGCCAAATGGTATACACACCAAATTTAGGCACTTCTACACTTAATTTCTTTGTCTATTTGGACTTACTTGGCAAGAGTCTTTGCCAGGTCGGTAGGCGCACATCATCCGGGTGGTGATTTTGGCTTCTGCGTGAATTTTCTGACATTGCGAGTTGGAGATGATCTTCTTGATGGAGTGAAGGAGGACTTCCGAAACCCCTTCATCCTCTCCCGTAGCCCCCCATCCTTTGACGATGGCCAATTCGCCTTCGTATTGGTCGTTGGATCCTTGCGGAGGCAAGCAAACGGGCGAGATGGTCTCGGTGAACTTGACGGGCGAGTCCAGCGTCAGGATGGCGATGTCGTTGTTGTAC
This region includes:
- the LOC124338299 gene encoding chymotrypsinogen 2-like isoform X2, with protein sequence MAQRIQSRPAILFLISSLLFFNSCPSSGNRVQKTTGYEWWAPEQSEASDSQMLRMVNSDVTKENEYPYMVAIIEYDPETESHTHFHCGGSLLSPTHVLTAAHCMFVNDTTQKMKTDQIQVLLGVHFFNQTTTDAQLRRKVRRIKTHEKYDPDNWYNNDIAILTLDSPVKFTETISPVCLPPQGSNDQYEGELAIVKGWGATGEDEGVSEVLLHSIKKIISNSQCQKIHAEAKITTRMMCAYRPGKDSCQGDSGGPMVIETNDLDENNTIDATNKPVGNRKKDCQWIQVGIVSWGEGCARKGIPGVYARVTSFLPWIKKEMMPMKSKLKKN
- the LOC124338311 gene encoding trypsin-1-like, which translates into the protein MCQLLQSGPATLFLVAALLSYSGPVEGGQKTSKFLSTLNDTGSEWQTPGELGEESNEEMRMVGSDVAQRNQYPYMVSLAYQRNGRVYKFCGGSLITWNKILTAAHCVTESQSTKLLDPRELTVLLGAHELSGSRNDAQLSRNVAKIKIHEKYNPKHWFNDIAILTLEHPVKFSASISLVCLPAQGSTYMYDGRLAFAKGWGHTKEDGKASDFLRHVTKRILNQSKCRQIYKFNEYQDHMLCAYEPGKGTCQGDSGGPLVVKSTGPKCKYEQVGIVSWGIGCARQGYPGVFMRVTSFLPWIKINTQY
- the LOC124338329 gene encoding uncharacterized protein LOC124338329, with amino-acid sequence MPIDRPVVISYVDDDKETVLKKRTFVTSLQAAGILTVNRTRLSSSSKMSWSSSASRSSSPATHSYRLYFYAEVDLLNGKERSMTNEELIEELEKLVDKEEKIEEVLYYTNPLNGWQLYKGAVKPCSWLASWKGSVHHAYIVFETKSWWWSIEKNDAGIIIQRSKQIEFVRDMHVRVRRKENRATGIGCEKSKTATNKTVKQLIEHIHEKGYVNEMYHALEKNCQEFADKIYEFL
- the LOC124338343 gene encoding uncharacterized protein LOC124338343; the encoded protein is MMNFFSSTSPGSGSVGANFTRKLYFYAEVDLPTGKERSMTNEELIEELEKLVEKEEKIGEIWYYTHPLNGGWRLLNSVAYHAYVVFKTDQWWWSIEKNNESVILQRSKKIEFVRNHCIRNKRHESILNGVIACTKQKKVNSTVQEFIQHIHTEGFLNEDYHLLNKNCQEFADKIYGFF
- the LOC124338299 gene encoding chymotrypsinogen 2-like isoform X1, giving the protein MAQRIQSRPAILFLISSLLFFNSCPSSGNRVQKTTGYEWWAPEQSEASDSQMLRMVNSDVTKENEYPYMVAIIEYDPETESHTHFHCGGSLLSPTHVLTAAHCMFVNDTTQKMKTDQIQVLLGVHFFNQTTTDAQLRRKVRRIKTHEKYDPDNWYNNDIAILTLDSPVKFTETISPVCLPPQGSNDQYEGELAIVKGWGATGEDEGVSEVLLHSIKKIISNSQCQKIHAEAKITTRMMCAYRPGKDSCQGDSGGPMVIETNDLDENNTIDATNKPVGNRKKDCQWIQVGIVSWGDGCARKGIPGVYARVTSFLPWIKKEMMPMKSKLKYRINTIGRIRNN